GTTCGGGGGCGACGCCGCCTTCACCGGTATTAATCCATGATCCGCCAGCCCTCGCCACACCCTGACCAGTGGACAGAATGTAATGTTCTCCGACTGCCCCGTAAGAAGTTGCAGACGCACCGAACATACCCTGCAGTTTCCAGGGGTGCTTGCGCTCCGGCCCAACAACAATCGCATCGTCCTTCTCATATAGCCACCGTGACACTTTCACATCTGCCATGTGCTCCTGCCGGGTGAACAGTCCTTCACGGTGAATCTCATATTTCTTTGCGGCAACTTTCTCCGCGTTATCCACTCTTAATTCTTCCACCAAAAGTGGGAAGAGGTCATTGGAGATATAGTAACCCGGTTTCTCAAAGTCCCGTTTTGAGCCGAAACTTACGAGATCCGTTTGATACTTGGAAGAGAACACGATACCGAGAAACTCATTACGCGAAAATGGCTTACCTCCCGTATCGGCGTCAAACCAATATTGGCGGAATTCTGGTCCCATCTTCTCCAACAAGTAGCGGAGCCATCCCAGATACGGATGTGCCCTGATGACGGAGTGCTGCGGCTTTTTGGACAGGATGTAAAGGTACAAAAGTCCAAACACCGGTGCCAAAATGACGATAAGCAACAGGATTAACAGTACGACTTCCACTCTATTGCAACCCCTTTCGCCTCTCCCACCTGTATCCATACTAACACGAAGCGCATAGGCTGAACATTCGCACCGGCCTCATGGCACCTCTGGCACCTCTGGCATCCCCGCGTGCCGTACATCTCTGGCATGCTGGACGCCATCGGTGATGGTTTCATGGCATCCCCAGTGCGTGGCGCCCGGCACCCATGCCAGCCCACCTCGCGACGATAAAAAAGGCCGTTGCGACATCGCAACGGCCTCCGAAATCATGGAATCATAAAATGCAAAATATGATACCTGGGACAGGACACGACAACATGCGGACACAGCTTAGTGCAGCACGCCGCGCAACACAAAACCGACATTCGCCGGGCGCTCAGCGAGACGCCTCATGAAATAACCATACCAGTCTGTGCCATACGGAACATAGACGCGAACTTGATAGCCTTCTTTCACCAACTGTTCCTGAAGATTGGTGCGAATACCATAAAGCATCTGGAACTCAAACTTATCCATCGGGATATTGTGGGCGGCGACGAACGTCTTCGCGTGATCGATAATCTTCTCGTCATGCGTGGCAATCATCGTGTAGCCGTTGCTCAGCAACTGTGCTTCCATCAGCTTCACGTAGTTTGCATCTACGTCCTGTTTCTCTGGATATGCTACTTCGGCAGGTTCTTTATATGCCCCTTTGACGATCCTTAAGGGTGCTCCCTGCTGTCCGAGTCGAAGGACATCCTCCAAGCTGCGGTACAAATAGGCTTGGATGACGGTCGAAACGTTGCTGTACTCCTGTCGCAGGGTAGCGAAGATTTCCAAGGTCTGTTGGCAACGAGGGAAATCTTCCATGTCGATATTGACAGAAATACCATACTGCTGTGCTTCGTCCAGAATCCTCCGCATGTTAGCCATACATACATCCAGCCCGATGTCCATGCCTAGCTGGGTCATCTTCACTGACAACGTTGCATCCGCGTTTGCGGCATGAATCGCCCGTACCGTGTCGATGCAATCGTCGGCCAACTTGTTCGCCTCGCTGGCGTCGGAGACAAACTCACCCAAGTGGTCCAGGGTCACTTTCAGACCTTGGCGATTCAGGTTCTTTACTGCATCAACTGCACTTTCCAGTGTTTCTCCCGCGACGAACCGATTTGCTCCAAACCGAAGCCCATACCGCTGTGCCATGCGGTTCGCTGTGCGGTTTTTCGCCATGGACAAAAGCACGGAACGCATCAACTGTTCCATAAAAATCCTCCCAGAAATCCTTCCAGAATCGCAACGGCCTGACTCATCCGCCACATCACGCTACAGCGGGTAACGCGTCGGGATGCCCGCCCGAGTTTGCCACAGTGGGTTTACCCTGTAGGCCTACCCTTGCCGGCTTGCCCTTGCTGGCCCGCCCTTGCCCGGTCGCCCACGTCGGCCGGCTTGCCCTTGCTGGCCCACCCTTGCCCGGTCGCCCACGTCGGCCGGCTTGCCCTCGTGCGTTTGCCCTCAGCCCTGCCTGCTGATTTTCGCCATTCATTATACACGCATTTCCGCCGCGCACCCACTATCTGTAAATTTAGAAGATAAGGTGTAATACGTGTACTCCGTGCGTCCCGGCTTGATACCCAATTACAAATCCAAGTAGCCCGAGGAAGGCAATCCAGAACACGACAGCCAAAATGGTAAACAGCCAGCGCACAGCCTTTGTGCGCAGCCAAGTACAAGCGATTGCGATAATGAGGATAATGACCAATAGCAGAACCAACAACGAATTCCTCTCCTCCAACCCTACTTGTCGCGGTTTGTCGGCAGCAGCCTATCCGTCGCCACCCTTGCTTCGCGAACCCACGTTGAGGGGTTGTTTTCATCGTATTGCTCGAGAAACGAAATGACCTCTTTGGTGATAGCTGTCGGCGTTGAGGCCCCCGCAGTGACGGCCACCGTGCCTACACCTTGTAACCAATCGAGGTTGATTTCACTCACATCGGCGATCCGATGCGCAGGCGTCTTTGCCACCTCAATCGAGACCTGGGCCAGTCGATTTGAGTTGTTGCTGCGCGGATCTCCAACAACAAGGCAAAGGTCGGCATCTTTCGCTTGCTCTGCGACAGCCTGCTGGCGGGTCTGCGTGGCCATGCAAATCTCGTTATAGACCAACGCCTGTGGGTATCTTTGTTTCACTTTTTCCATTAACTCTCTCGTATCCCACTGACTCATGGTGGTTTGATTGGTCACCGCAATTTTAGGATTCGTGAGTTGGAGCGCGTCCACATCTTCCTCGTTCTCGACCAAAAAGACGTGATTTGGTGCCACTCCCACGGCCCCCTCCGGCTCCGGATGGCCCTTACGGCCGATGTAGACAATGTCATAACCTTCAGCAACGTGATCGCGGATGAGGTCATGCGTCTTCGTCACATCCGGGCAGGTTGCGTCGATGACATGCAGCCCTCGTTCCAGGGCACGGCGCTTCACCACTGGCGACACTCCGTGTGCAGTGAATATGACAGTGCCTGTGTCCACCTGCTCGAGC
The Alicyclobacillus curvatus genome window above contains:
- a CDS encoding proline dehydrogenase gives rise to the protein MEQLMRSVLLSMAKNRTANRMAQRYGLRFGANRFVAGETLESAVDAVKNLNRQGLKVTLDHLGEFVSDASEANKLADDCIDTVRAIHAANADATLSVKMTQLGMDIGLDVCMANMRRILDEAQQYGISVNIDMEDFPRCQQTLEIFATLRQEYSNVSTVIQAYLYRSLEDVLRLGQQGAPLRIVKGAYKEPAEVAYPEKQDVDANYVKLMEAQLLSNGYTMIATHDEKIIDHAKTFVAAHNIPMDKFEFQMLYGIRTNLQEQLVKEGYQVRVYVPYGTDWYGYFMRRLAERPANVGFVLRGVLH
- a CDS encoding 4-hydroxy-3-methylbut-2-enyl diphosphate reductase; amino-acid sequence: MKVIRISPRGYCYGVVDAMVVAKQAADNPDLPRPIYILGMIVHNRHVVDAFKDAGIVTLDGADRLSLLEQVDTGTVIFTAHGVSPVVKRRALERGLHVIDATCPDVTKTHDLIRDHVAEGYDIVYIGRKGHPEPEGAVGVAPNHVFLVENEEDVDALQLTNPKIAVTNQTTMSQWDTRELMEKVKQRYPQALVYNEICMATQTRQQAVAEQAKDADLCLVVGDPRSNNSNRLAQVSIEVAKTPAHRIADVSEINLDWLQGVGTVAVTAGASTPTAITKEVISFLEQYDENNPSTWVREARVATDRLLPTNRDK